One part of the Humulus lupulus chromosome 9, drHumLupu1.1, whole genome shotgun sequence genome encodes these proteins:
- the LOC133801839 gene encoding RNA pseudouridine synthase 7-like isoform X1: protein MWPPAGQVQKQYIARVIGAFPEHEKVVDANINYNAREGKSTTEVLNSSGGTSVKGKAACTKFTRISTIICSSIYADLYN from the exons ATGTGGCCCCCAG CAGGGCAGGTGCAAAAACAGTACATTGCAAGAGTTATTGGGGCATTTCCCGAGCATGAG AAAGTTGTAGATGCCAATATAAATTATAATGCCCGGGAAGGAAAGAGCACAACAGAG GTGCTCAACTCCTCTGGTGGCACTTCAGTAAAAGGGAAGGCTGCTTGTACCAAGTTCACTAGAATTAGTACCATAATATGTTCCTCTATATATGCagatttatataattaa
- the LOC133801839 gene encoding RNA pseudouridine synthase 7-like isoform X2 yields MWPPGQVQKQYIARVIGAFPEHEKVVDANINYNAREGKSTTEVLNSSGGTSVKGKAACTKFTRISTIICSSIYADLYN; encoded by the exons ATGTGGCCCCCAG GGCAGGTGCAAAAACAGTACATTGCAAGAGTTATTGGGGCATTTCCCGAGCATGAG AAAGTTGTAGATGCCAATATAAATTATAATGCCCGGGAAGGAAAGAGCACAACAGAG GTGCTCAACTCCTCTGGTGGCACTTCAGTAAAAGGGAAGGCTGCTTGTACCAAGTTCACTAGAATTAGTACCATAATATGTTCCTCTATATATGCagatttatataattaa
- the LOC133800746 gene encoding TOM1-like protein 7 → MLLVRFWLPQCRKVRGMDVAGPIPEELWTLTFLNYLYVFILDLSWFSCPLHNFKNNMVYHIYLVYFICCRNLSYNFLTNSLTPPASHQTMGRPQPGYGMPSNASRRLDETMATEIKSLSLSSMEAMQNVLELLSDMLQAVNPGDSAAVKDEVIVELAILFRLMHV, encoded by the exons ATGTTGCTGGTCCGATTTTGGTTGCCACAATGCAGGAAAGTTAGGGGAATGGATGTTGCTGGTCCAATTCCAGAAGAGCTATGGACTTTGACCTTCTTAAACTATCTGTATGTGTTTATTTTGGACCTTTCATGGTTTTCGTGTCCTCTTCACAACTTTAAGAATAACATGGTGTATCATATATACTTGGTTTATTTCATCTGTTGTAGGAATTTGAGCTACAATTTCTTGACAAACTCTCTTACACCCCCTGCTTCACATCAGACCATGGGTCGTCCTCAACCTGGATATGGAATGCCTAGCAATGCTTCAAGAAGGCTTGATGAAACTATGGCTACAGAAATTAAGAGTTTGAG ctTGTCAAGCATGGAGGCTATGCAGAATGTTCTAGAACTCCTAAGTGACATGCTACAGGCAGTAAATCCTGGTGATTCTGCG GCTGTAAAAGATGAAGTGATAGTTGAGCTTGCCATTTTGTTCAGGCTGATGCACGTTTAA